A window from Dendrosporobacter quercicolus encodes these proteins:
- the cysD gene encoding sulfate adenylyltransferase subunit CysD, whose protein sequence is MDHLDRLEAQSIFILREAYKKFGKLGMLWSIGKDSTVLLWLAKKAFFGHCPFPFIHVDTTYKIPEMIAFRDRMAREYQLELIVHTNQAAIDEGMGPEKGRLVCCKALKTDGLQQVVTNYAFEGLILGIRRDEEGSRSKERVFSERTKDSEWDYTNQPPELWNQFKTDFPKGNHIRVHPILHWNEIDIWAYIDRENIPLVDLYFSTNGKRYRSLGCAPCTGQIVSSAATVAEIIEELKKTKVSERAGRAQDQEDSYAMQKLRKDGYM, encoded by the coding sequence ATGGATCATTTAGACCGGCTGGAAGCCCAGAGTATCTTTATCTTGCGGGAAGCTTATAAAAAATTCGGCAAGCTGGGCATGTTGTGGTCGATTGGCAAAGATTCGACCGTGTTATTGTGGCTGGCGAAAAAAGCTTTTTTTGGCCATTGCCCATTTCCGTTCATTCATGTCGATACTACTTACAAAATTCCTGAAATGATTGCCTTCCGCGACCGTATGGCCAGAGAATATCAGCTTGAGCTTATTGTACATACCAACCAGGCGGCCATCGACGAGGGAATGGGACCGGAGAAAGGCCGGCTGGTCTGCTGTAAAGCTCTAAAGACCGATGGCTTGCAGCAGGTGGTTACAAACTATGCGTTTGAAGGCCTGATTTTGGGCATTCGGCGGGATGAAGAAGGATCCAGGTCCAAAGAGCGGGTATTCAGCGAGCGAACCAAAGATTCAGAATGGGATTATACCAACCAGCCGCCGGAATTATGGAATCAGTTCAAAACCGATTTTCCAAAGGGCAATCATATCCGCGTTCATCCGATTTTGCACTGGAATGAGATTGATATCTGGGCTTACATCGACAGGGAAAACATTCCGCTGGTCGATCTGTATTTCAGCACAAACGGCAAACGTTACCGGAGCCTGGGCTGCGCGCCCTGCACCGGTCAGATCGTTTCGTCAGCCGCAACGGTGGCTGAAATTATTGAGGAATTGAAAAAAACCAAAGTAAGCGAACGGGCCGGGCGGGCTCAGGATCAGGAAGATTCCTATGCTA
- a CDS encoding 4Fe-4S dicluster domain-containing protein, translating into MSIRIDDEQCTGCGKCREVCPGSLLAATEAGKTAMRYPRDCWGCTSCVKECRFMAIKYYLGADIGGQGGFLYTRQDGRLLNWVIVDADGREQVITIDRSQANAY; encoded by the coding sequence ATGAGCATAAGGATTGATGATGAACAGTGTACCGGCTGCGGCAAATGCCGTGAGGTATGCCCTGGCAGCCTCTTAGCGGCGACTGAAGCCGGAAAAACGGCGATGCGTTATCCCAGAGACTGCTGGGGTTGCACGTCCTGTGTCAAGGAATGCCGGTTTATGGCAATTAAATACTATTTGGGGGCCGATATTGGCGGGCAGGGTGGTTTTCTCTATACCAGACAGGACGGACGGCTGCTAAACTGGGTTATTGTTGACGCTGACGGCCGTGAGCAGGTGATCACCATTGACAGAAGTCAGGCCAATGCCTATTAG
- a CDS encoding adenylyl-sulfate reductase subunit alpha — protein MKLAAQILQTDILIIGGGTAGCYAALTIAEQSDVRVLIAEKANIKRSGCLAAGVNALNAYIVPGQSPESYLEYVKNDASGVIREDLVYSLAVRLNQVTAKLEQLGLVIQKDENGRYVARGNRNIKINGENIKPILADAVNAKSGITVLNRVNITDYIVKDGKIIGAYGFSMDSALFYIISAKAVICATGGAAGLYRPNNPGFSRHKMWYSPFNTGAGYAMGIRAGAEMTTFEMRFIALRCKDTIAPTGTIAQGVGAQQINSLGEEYEKSYGRPTTSNRLYSTVMESRTGRGPCYLNTVGISKAQENELFKAYLNMAPAQTLRWFEAKSGPAGTAVEIEGTEPYIVGGHTASGYWVDVHRASTLPGLFAAGDVAGGSPQKYVTGCFAEGEIAAASALNYSAGRLNEFPGQQELEVRLARMNAYFTNQEGLYCIDELEEAMQKIMDDYAGGISSGYRYNLAKLKIARERTGELLLLASALKAHDLHELMRICEVVDRLYVCRVLIEHLAARQETRWRSFQENDDYPGRNDDEWLKYVNSRFVDGQVTIILRDLIKKDESYEHKD, from the coding sequence ATGAAACTTGCAGCACAAATTCTACAAACCGATATATTGATCATCGGGGGGGGAACGGCGGGGTGCTACGCGGCCTTGACCATAGCTGAACAGTCTGATGTCCGGGTGTTGATAGCCGAAAAAGCCAATATTAAACGAAGCGGCTGTCTGGCGGCCGGGGTAAATGCCTTAAATGCCTATATTGTGCCGGGACAGTCGCCGGAAAGTTATCTGGAATATGTCAAAAATGATGCCTCAGGCGTCATCAGGGAGGATCTTGTCTATTCTCTGGCAGTCAGGCTCAACCAGGTCACTGCTAAGCTTGAGCAGCTCGGCCTGGTTATTCAAAAAGATGAAAACGGACGCTATGTCGCCAGAGGCAATAGAAACATTAAAATAAACGGTGAAAACATTAAACCCATTTTGGCTGATGCAGTGAACGCAAAATCTGGCATAACTGTGCTGAACAGGGTCAATATCACCGACTATATCGTAAAGGACGGCAAAATCATTGGCGCCTATGGCTTTTCAATGGATTCGGCGCTGTTTTATATCATTTCAGCCAAAGCGGTAATTTGCGCTACCGGTGGAGCGGCAGGGCTGTATCGTCCTAATAATCCCGGCTTCTCCCGCCATAAAATGTGGTATAGCCCGTTTAATACCGGCGCGGGTTACGCGATGGGAATACGGGCCGGCGCGGAAATGACCACTTTCGAAATGCGTTTTATCGCTTTACGCTGTAAGGACACCATTGCGCCGACCGGGACAATTGCGCAAGGTGTGGGCGCTCAGCAAATCAACAGCTTAGGCGAAGAATACGAAAAAAGCTATGGCCGCCCCACAACCAGCAACCGCTTGTATTCAACGGTGATGGAAAGTAGAACGGGCCGGGGTCCGTGCTATTTGAATACGGTCGGGATAAGTAAAGCGCAGGAGAATGAATTGTTTAAAGCGTATCTTAATATGGCTCCGGCGCAGACGCTGCGCTGGTTTGAGGCGAAGAGCGGCCCGGCTGGGACGGCGGTGGAAATTGAAGGTACCGAGCCATATATTGTTGGCGGCCATACCGCCAGCGGGTATTGGGTGGATGTTCACCGGGCCTCGACCCTTCCGGGCCTGTTCGCAGCCGGCGATGTGGCTGGGGGAAGTCCGCAAAAATATGTGACAGGCTGTTTTGCTGAAGGCGAAATTGCGGCCGCATCCGCTCTGAACTATAGCGCCGGCCGGCTCAATGAGTTCCCTGGACAACAGGAGCTTGAAGTCAGGCTGGCCCGAATGAATGCTTATTTTACAAATCAGGAAGGTTTGTACTGTATTGATGAGCTGGAAGAAGCGATGCAGAAAATTATGGATGATTATGCCGGCGGTATTTCGTCGGGTTATCGCTATAATCTGGCCAAGCTTAAGATTGCCAGGGAGCGGACCGGAGAACTTCTCCTGCTTGCCAGCGCTCTTAAGGCTCATGATTTGCATGAGTTAATGCGCATTTGCGAAGTGGTTGACAGGCTGTATGTGTGCCGGGTATTGATTGAGCATCTGGCAGCCAGGCAAGAGACCAGGTGGCGCTCTTTTCAGGAAAATGACGATTATCCTGGCAGGAATGATGATGAATGGCTTAAATATGTAAACTCACGTTTCGTTGACGGGCAAGTTACGATAATTCTGCGAGATTTGATAAAGAAGGATGAGAGTTATGAGCATAAGGATTGA
- a CDS encoding HelD family protein, translating to MTDSEREDELLRLNRTLAEIHKQLTAASGKCTEAQVELQNNLTDYWQSYGGNLWDEAQMIEAVERQRSITAVIHQGQVQLKQALSSPYFGRFDFIEETSQETRPEPIYVGLLTLTDRKTGEILVYDWRAPVSGMFYDFERGAACYQAPMGKVNGIITLKRQYKIIQGQMKYMFDSDLKIDDDILQEILSKSVDAKMHTIVTSIQREQNQVIRNDENQLLLVQGPAGSGKTSIALHRIAYLLYRDRKTINAQNILIFSPNHIFSDYISNVLPEMGEENVRQTTFQDYIASFKDLLPIEIESRAAQLEYVLTGRSGKEFAARLVAIHYKTSPEFAGIIDQYLSYYENQLVLDYPDITFGSRMIFSKAEWLDYYLTHFSFLPPLRRLTKIRELIHLRIRPLTHELRRQKEAEIVAAGEEINEQTIKALARVAARQELGGLISQIDKLTQLQPLTLYRRLFTHSTLFKRLSAGTSVPPEWPAICRQTRAWLNQGKMPYEDSPAFLYFQGILAGFPAKNTIKYLVVDEAQDYTVLQYKILGKLFPDCSWTILGDPAQLVHPYIQGIKFEQLSQLAAFANPRMITLSRSYRSTQEIQAFCNALLPAATPVAYLNRRGPLPQVVKFDRLDPAKVLEALQSMQAAGCRSIAVICKTIRQASALHQTLPSHRSISLIVDEDAEFKRGIVIIPAFLAKGLEFDGVLVYNANSDNYCHEQERKLLYTVCTRALHRLMICWNGRPSPFIEVMKKSLYQTN from the coding sequence ATGACAGACAGCGAACGGGAAGACGAGCTGCTCAGACTCAATAGAACACTTGCCGAAATCCACAAACAGCTTACCGCGGCCTCCGGCAAGTGTACCGAGGCTCAAGTCGAATTACAAAACAATTTAACTGATTACTGGCAAAGTTATGGCGGCAATCTGTGGGACGAAGCCCAGATGATTGAGGCAGTCGAACGCCAGCGCAGCATTACGGCAGTCATACATCAGGGGCAGGTGCAGCTTAAACAGGCTTTGTCCTCACCTTATTTCGGCAGATTTGACTTTATTGAAGAAACTTCGCAGGAAACCCGGCCTGAACCAATTTATGTGGGGCTGCTTACGCTGACTGACCGTAAGACCGGTGAAATTCTTGTGTATGACTGGCGAGCGCCGGTATCAGGAATGTTTTACGATTTCGAACGGGGTGCGGCCTGCTATCAGGCGCCAATGGGCAAAGTGAACGGTATTATTACGTTAAAACGGCAATATAAAATTATCCAGGGACAAATGAAGTATATGTTTGACTCCGATCTTAAAATTGATGATGATATCCTGCAGGAGATTCTCAGCAAAAGCGTTGACGCCAAAATGCATACAATTGTTACCAGCATTCAGCGCGAACAAAACCAGGTCATTCGCAACGACGAAAACCAGCTGCTCTTAGTACAGGGACCGGCCGGCAGCGGAAAAACCTCCATTGCCCTGCACCGTATCGCCTATTTATTATACCGGGACCGCAAGACCATCAACGCCCAAAACATTTTGATATTTTCGCCAAACCACATATTTAGCGATTATATTTCCAATGTGCTGCCCGAAATGGGTGAAGAAAATGTCCGGCAAACAACCTTTCAGGATTATATCGCATCCTTTAAAGACTTGCTGCCAATAGAAATTGAATCACGGGCCGCACAGCTGGAATATGTGCTTACCGGGCGCAGCGGCAAAGAGTTTGCCGCCAGGCTGGTGGCCATTCATTATAAAACATCGCCGGAATTTGCCGGAATCATCGATCAATACCTATCCTACTATGAAAACCAGTTGGTGCTTGACTACCCTGACATCACCTTCGGCAGCCGGATGATCTTCAGCAAGGCTGAATGGCTTGACTACTATCTTACCCATTTTTCCTTTTTGCCGCCGCTGCGCCGGCTGACGAAAATCCGGGAACTGATTCATTTGCGGATCAGACCGCTAACGCACGAATTACGCCGGCAAAAAGAAGCTGAAATCGTAGCGGCAGGCGAGGAAATCAATGAGCAAACCATCAAGGCCCTGGCCCGGGTGGCAGCCCGTCAGGAGCTTGGCGGCTTAATCAGCCAGATTGACAAATTGACCCAGCTGCAGCCGCTAACCCTCTATCGCCGCTTGTTTACCCATTCGACTTTATTTAAACGTTTATCCGCTGGTACCAGTGTTCCCCCCGAATGGCCGGCGATCTGCCGGCAAACCCGCGCCTGGCTTAACCAGGGTAAAATGCCTTATGAAGACTCCCCGGCTTTTTTATATTTTCAGGGAATACTGGCCGGATTTCCGGCCAAGAATACCATTAAATATTTAGTTGTTGACGAAGCCCAGGACTATACCGTACTTCAATATAAAATACTTGGCAAACTGTTTCCTGACTGCTCCTGGACAATTCTGGGCGATCCGGCGCAATTGGTCCATCCCTATATTCAGGGAATAAAATTCGAACAGCTTAGCCAGCTTGCCGCTTTCGCCAATCCACGAATGATCACATTGAGCCGCAGCTACCGCTCCACTCAGGAGATTCAGGCTTTTTGCAATGCCTTGCTGCCGGCGGCTACGCCGGTTGCATACCTTAACCGCCGGGGTCCGCTGCCGCAGGTCGTAAAATTTGACCGGCTTGATCCGGCGAAGGTGCTGGAAGCACTTCAGTCAATGCAGGCGGCAGGCTGCCGGTCAATTGCCGTTATCTGCAAAACCATCCGGCAAGCGTCGGCGCTCCACCAGACTTTGCCTTCCCACCGGTCAATAAGCCTGATCGTTGATGAAGACGCCGAGTTCAAGCGGGGAATTGTCATTATTCCGGCCTTTCTGGCCAAAGGCCTGGAATTTGACGGTGTATTGGTTTACAACGCCAATTCAGACAATTACTGTCATGAACAGGAGCGCAAGCTTCTCTATACCGTCTGCACCAGAGCTTTGCACCGCCTGATGATTTGCTGGAACGGGCGCCCCTCACCGTTCATTGAAGTCATGAAGAAAAGTCTGTACCAAACAAATTAA
- a CDS encoding MFS transporter, with protein MRQHLQSLSYYRWLVFGVAVTGTFMATLDSSIVNVALPVVAASLGAQLTTVQWVVSAYLLTISSLLPLFGRAGDMLGRRRVFTAGFLIFTLGSALCGLAFSIQLLIAARVLQAVGAAMIMANSQALVAGAFPGRNRGRALGMVGTVVALGSMAGPSLGGLLVGSLGWSAIFFINLPIGIIAFILGQFVLKDDDSRREEKFDFFGAFLFAVGMLSLLLLLSEGHTWGWRSQTSMIAAAISIVSLGWFIGYEQRISQPMIDLSLFRHRPFLAGNLAGLFSFMAMFCNNLLLPFYLTDILNLTPTQTGLLITPFPLLLAVVAPLSGYLSEKVSFKRLTVSGLTLTISALLYLSAIDAATPLWQIALCQAILGIGNGLFQSPNNNSVLSSVAPNQLGIAAGLNALVRNIGMVSGIAAAVSIFEGRRLNLLENLPAPTPDQLAAAFLSGYHAALLAGACFAAIAAIISLNRHSHVKPAANR; from the coding sequence ATGAGGCAACACCTGCAATCACTAAGTTATTATCGCTGGCTGGTTTTTGGCGTTGCCGTTACCGGCACCTTTATGGCAACACTCGATTCCAGCATTGTCAATGTCGCTTTGCCGGTTGTTGCAGCCAGCCTGGGCGCACAGCTGACCACTGTCCAATGGGTGGTAAGCGCGTATTTATTGACCATATCCAGTCTCCTGCCGCTATTTGGCCGGGCTGGCGATATGCTGGGCCGCCGCAGGGTTTTCACCGCCGGCTTTCTGATATTTACGCTGGGTTCGGCCTTATGCGGGCTTGCCTTTAGCATTCAACTGTTAATTGCGGCGCGGGTCCTTCAGGCCGTCGGCGCGGCTATGATCATGGCCAACAGCCAGGCTCTTGTAGCCGGCGCTTTTCCCGGCCGGAACCGGGGCCGGGCGTTGGGCATGGTAGGCACGGTGGTGGCATTGGGCTCAATGGCCGGCCCCAGTCTGGGCGGGCTGCTGGTTGGCAGTCTTGGCTGGTCAGCCATATTCTTTATCAATCTGCCGATTGGCATTATTGCTTTTATCCTTGGGCAGTTTGTTCTGAAAGATGATGACAGCCGCCGTGAAGAAAAGTTTGACTTCTTCGGCGCTTTTTTATTCGCGGTTGGCATGCTTAGTCTGCTGCTGCTGTTAAGTGAAGGTCATACCTGGGGCTGGCGTTCCCAAACCAGTATGATTGCCGCAGCAATCAGCATTGTATCCTTAGGCTGGTTTATTGGCTATGAGCAGCGAATAAGCCAGCCGATGATCGATTTATCCCTGTTTCGTCACCGGCCTTTTCTGGCCGGTAATTTAGCCGGATTATTCTCATTCATGGCAATGTTCTGCAACAATTTGCTGCTGCCCTTCTACTTAACCGACATTTTGAACTTAACGCCAACGCAAACCGGCTTGCTCATCACCCCATTTCCGTTGCTGCTCGCTGTTGTCGCTCCGCTTAGCGGCTATTTATCGGAAAAAGTCAGCTTTAAGCGGTTAACCGTCAGCGGCCTGACTTTAACCATCAGCGCCTTGCTGTACCTGTCGGCCATCGACGCCGCCACGCCGCTTTGGCAAATTGCCCTGTGCCAGGCTATTCTCGGCATTGGCAACGGCTTATTTCAGTCGCCAAACAATAATAGTGTGTTAAGTTCGGTCGCCCCTAATCAACTGGGCATAGCCGCCGGCCTTAACGCCCTGGTCAGAAATATCGGTATGGTAAGCGGCATTGCCGCCGCTGTTTCTATTTTTGAAGGCCGCCGCCTGAATCTGCTGGAAAACCTGCCGGCGCCTACGCCGGATCAGCTGGCCGCCGCCTTCTTATCCGGCTATCACGCCGCTCTCTTAGCCGGAGCCTGCTTTGCGGCCATTGCCGCGATCATCTCGTTAAACCGTCACAGCCATGTTAAGCCGGCGGCAAACCGGTAA
- a CDS encoding aminopeptidase yields the protein MERKLLEKYARLIVKTGVNIQKNQILVINSPIECAGFTRLIALAAYEEGARDVILNWKDELFSKIRFLHAPEEVFAEFPEWQKQFYLTYLRQGAAFLSISASDPELLKEVQPARVATAQKTGSIALREYREALMSNKNAWCVVSIPTIAWARKVFPALAPEQAVAKLWEAILAVVRVSQEDPVAAWEKHKEDLKHRMEWLNAQQFQSLHYQNSLGTDLTIELPKRHLWLGGAETTPSGLEFVANMPTEEVFTLPDKTGVNGTVVSSKPLNYNGNLIEEFTLKFKNGKVVEYTAAQGQEILTKLIETDEGSHYLGEVALVPYHSPISRLNLLFYNTLFDENASCHLAIGKAYPVCIKNGENMSPEELAQAGVNDSLVHEDFMIGTADLEITGVTAAGEKIAIFKEGNFAF from the coding sequence ATGGAGCGGAAGTTACTGGAAAAATATGCCCGGCTTATTGTCAAGACAGGCGTTAATATTCAAAAAAATCAAATTCTGGTGATCAATTCACCGATTGAGTGTGCTGGTTTTACCCGGCTGATCGCTCTGGCTGCTTATGAAGAAGGCGCCCGGGATGTTATTTTAAACTGGAAAGATGAGCTGTTTAGCAAAATACGCTTCCTTCATGCGCCGGAAGAAGTGTTTGCAGAATTTCCTGAATGGCAAAAGCAGTTTTATTTAACCTATTTGCGGCAAGGTGCGGCTTTTTTGAGTATTTCGGCGTCCGATCCCGAATTGTTAAAGGAAGTTCAGCCGGCCAGGGTGGCGACAGCGCAAAAAACCGGCAGTATTGCCCTGCGGGAATACCGTGAGGCCCTGATGAGCAATAAAAATGCCTGGTGCGTTGTATCTATCCCGACCATTGCCTGGGCCCGGAAAGTCTTTCCCGCGCTGGCGCCGGAACAGGCGGTGGCAAAACTGTGGGAAGCCATTCTGGCCGTAGTCAGAGTCTCGCAGGAGGATCCGGTGGCTGCCTGGGAAAAGCATAAGGAGGATTTAAAACACAGGATGGAATGGCTTAACGCTCAGCAGTTCCAGTCGCTGCATTATCAAAATTCACTGGGTACGGATCTAACCATTGAACTGCCAAAGCGCCATCTATGGCTGGGCGGGGCTGAGACTACACCGTCCGGTCTGGAATTTGTCGCCAATATGCCAACGGAAGAGGTATTCACCCTGCCGGATAAAACCGGAGTCAACGGTACCGTGGTAAGCTCCAAACCGCTCAATTATAACGGCAATTTAATTGAGGAATTTACGCTTAAGTTTAAAAATGGAAAAGTGGTAGAATATACCGCTGCCCAAGGACAGGAAATCCTGACAAAACTCATTGAAACAGATGAAGGTTCTCATTATCTTGGCGAGGTGGCTTTGGTTCCTTACCATTCACCGATTTCCCGCTTAAACCTGCTGTTTTATAATACCCTGTTTGATGAAAATGCCTCCTGCCATCTGGCGATCGGCAAGGCCTATCCTGTCTGTATCAAGAACGGGGAAAACATGAGCCCTGAAGAACTGGCGCAGGCCGGAGTCAATGATTCGCTGGTTCATGAAGATTTTATGATCGGTACGGCTGACCTGGAAATCACCGGCGTAACCGCAGCCGGTGAGAAAATTGCAATATTTAAAGAAGGGAACTTTGCCTTTTAA
- a CDS encoding RluA family pseudouridine synthase, protein MKVFTAYKITPEHESLTVESYLKQVLLLSGRQLQKLTRQNGIRLNGKRVFLQKKLESNDRLQVMTLADSGYGVQPEPGPVEILYEDDFLLVLNKPPKQLVHPAGRTTGGTLANFLAYHLQQRGLITTVRAVHRLDRDTSGCVIFAKDARSQSLLEQQLKSRSLKRAYWALVQEPPNPPAGVIDAPIGRHPVLPNRRVVTPDGAPAVTHYRTRGTSAGGIALLELTLDTGRTHQIRVHLAHAGCRLLGDGMYGQRTPLIPRQALHAATVSFRHLAANHTVTVTAPLPCDLTKAMNTALVELQT, encoded by the coding sequence ATGAAAGTATTCACCGCCTATAAAATAACGCCGGAACACGAAAGCCTTACTGTTGAAAGCTATTTAAAACAGGTTTTGCTCCTTTCCGGCCGCCAATTGCAAAAACTAACCAGGCAAAATGGTATCCGACTTAACGGTAAACGGGTTTTTCTGCAAAAAAAACTCGAGTCAAATGACCGTCTACAGGTCATGACGCTTGCCGACAGCGGTTACGGAGTCCAGCCTGAACCAGGGCCTGTTGAAATTCTCTATGAGGATGATTTTTTGCTGGTTTTGAACAAACCGCCAAAACAACTGGTTCATCCCGCCGGCCGGACAACCGGCGGCACGCTGGCAAATTTTCTGGCTTACCATTTGCAGCAGCGCGGCTTAATAACAACGGTAAGAGCCGTTCACCGCCTGGACCGGGACACCTCCGGTTGTGTAATCTTTGCCAAAGACGCCCGCAGCCAGTCTCTCCTGGAACAGCAACTGAAATCACGGAGCCTGAAACGCGCTTATTGGGCCTTGGTCCAGGAACCGCCAAATCCACCGGCCGGCGTCATTGACGCGCCGATTGGCCGGCACCCCGTCTTGCCTAACCGGCGCGTGGTAACGCCCGACGGAGCGCCGGCAGTCACGCATTACCGGACGCGCGGGACCTCGGCCGGCGGTATTGCCTTGCTTGAACTGACCCTTGATACCGGCCGGACTCATCAAATCAGAGTGCATTTGGCTCACGCCGGCTGCCGGCTGCTTGGCGACGGCATGTATGGCCAGCGCACGCCGCTCATTCCCCGTCAGGCCCTGCACGCCGCCACTGTAAGCTTCCGGCATTTAGCAGCCAACCATACAGTAACCGTAACTGCACCGCTGCCGTGCGATCTGACCAAAGCAATGAATACCGCACTCGTAGAACTGCAAACCTAA
- a CDS encoding DMT family transporter: protein MKCKANLLLLTTAAIWGLAFVAQRAGMEFIGPFTFNGIRFALGGLSLIPLMVYYRGRADGQGTVLANSWRAGIAAGAILFIAASLQQIGLIYTTAGKAAFITCLYIVLVPLASVFLRQRIACSTWLGSVLAVAGLYLLCVKESFVVAYGDWLEAAGAAFWTAHILLIDRFVRRTSFLQLAFTQVMTCAALSMLVAAVIETITPAGILQAGVQLLYGGVCSVGIAYTLQIIGQKNAPPAHAAIILSMETVFAVLGGWFILGEQLASRELAGCVFMLAGMLLAQVSSLPSQNKGGVEAGS, encoded by the coding sequence ATGAAATGCAAAGCAAATCTGTTGTTACTGACAACCGCAGCTATCTGGGGGCTGGCTTTTGTCGCCCAGCGGGCGGGGATGGAGTTTATCGGTCCTTTTACTTTTAACGGCATCCGGTTTGCCCTGGGGGGACTGTCCCTGATTCCCCTTATGGTCTATTATCGGGGCAGGGCGGACGGCCAGGGGACGGTTCTGGCAAACTCCTGGCGCGCCGGTATCGCTGCCGGCGCTATTTTATTTATCGCGGCATCATTGCAGCAAATTGGCTTAATTTATACAACTGCCGGCAAAGCTGCTTTTATCACCTGCTTGTATATTGTGCTCGTTCCGCTGGCCAGCGTGTTTTTAAGGCAGCGAATTGCCTGCAGTACCTGGCTTGGTTCGGTACTGGCCGTTGCGGGCCTGTATTTATTGTGTGTCAAAGAAAGCTTTGTTGTAGCTTATGGCGATTGGCTTGAGGCGGCAGGCGCCGCCTTTTGGACAGCCCATATTCTGCTGATTGACCGGTTTGTCCGGCGAACCAGCTTCTTGCAGCTGGCGTTTACGCAGGTCATGACCTGCGCGGCGCTTAGTATGCTTGTCGCCGCGGTTATAGAAACAATAACGCCTGCAGGAATTTTACAGGCTGGCGTTCAGCTGCTGTACGGCGGCGTTTGTTCAGTTGGCATTGCTTATACCTTACAGATCATCGGGCAGAAAAATGCCCCTCCGGCCCATGCTGCGATTATTTTGAGCATGGAAACGGTTTTCGCTGTGCTGGGCGGCTGGTTCATTTTGGGCGAACAACTGGCTTCACGGGAGCTTGCCGGTTGTGTTTTTATGCTGGCAGGTATGCTTTTGGCGCAGGTGAGCAGTCTGCCGTCACAAAATAAGGGCGGCGTTGAGGCTGGCTCCTAG
- a CDS encoding peroxiredoxin, with translation MFVKVGQQAPDFSMVTTKNLDTLDEVAKLEDYRGKWLILFFYPLDFTFVCPTEIRGFNAKLAEFKQHGAEILGVSVDSVHSHKAWIHTSRDAGGLGGLDYPLASDITKKAARDYGVLIEEEGIALRGLFIIDPEGILRYQVVADLNVGRSVDETLRVLQALQTGGRCPIDWQPGERTI, from the coding sequence ATGTTCGTTAAGGTTGGTCAGCAAGCGCCGGATTTTTCGATGGTAACGACAAAAAACCTGGACACTCTGGATGAAGTTGCGAAACTTGAAGATTACCGGGGTAAATGGCTAATATTGTTTTTTTACCCACTTGATTTTACTTTTGTCTGCCCAACTGAAATCCGTGGCTTCAACGCCAAGCTGGCCGAATTTAAACAGCATGGCGCTGAAATACTGGGCGTCAGTGTGGACAGTGTGCATTCACATAAGGCCTGGATTCATACTTCGCGTGATGCCGGCGGTTTAGGCGGGCTTGACTATCCGCTGGCCTCAGATATTACAAAAAAAGCAGCCAGGGATTACGGTGTGCTGATTGAAGAAGAGGGAATTGCGCTGCGGGGTTTATTTATCATTGACCCCGAAGGAATACTTCGTTATCAGGTAGTGGCCGATTTGAATGTGGGCCGCAGCGTGGATGAAACTTTACGGGTATTGCAGGCATTACAAACCGGCGGTCGTTGCCCGATTGACTGGCAGCCGGGGGAAAGAACGATTTAG